Proteins found in one Ischnura elegans chromosome 11, ioIscEleg1.1, whole genome shotgun sequence genomic segment:
- the LOC124167745 gene encoding uncharacterized protein LOC124167745, which yields MVSAALDRTLTSSGGGSMLIKAVAQATAKSLGFAEKEVQIVSSRSQLQRKRSECREEMAIMIKQEFTPDVPLVVHWDGKLMPSSEDAEGNADRLPILVSGEGVEQLLGVPELKRGTGIQEATAVVEYLTSWELQERVIGLVFDTTTVNSGRVNGACVHIQRKLGKELLELACRHHILELVLAAVFDSLISVSKKATLPFVDCLKDNWKNIDKARYRTAATTRGSLRKINDKKEIIIFCCNQLKVRNYLTFYTPTSISTLIDHYFFISRYFSRVTTTGNFWSWLLFSWVVQFQEPQPISLRSLAPSASRGGWQRQSIHSKYGCLESN from the exons ATGGTATCTGCTGCGTTAGATCGAACTCTGACGTCTTCCGGTGGGGGATCCATGCTAATAAAAGCGGTTGCTCAGGCCACAGCGAAATCTTTGGGTTTTGCTGAGAAGGAGGTGCAGATAGTTTCTTCCCGCTCACAATTACAGCGAAAAAGGTCGGAATGTAGAGAGGAAATGGCAATTATGATTAAACAAGAGTTCACTCCGGATGTTCCTTTGGTCGTCCATTGGGATGGAAAGCTAATGCCCAGCAGTGAag ATGCAGAAGGCAATGCTGATCGGTTGCCAATTTTGGTATCTGGAGAAGGAGTTGAGCAGCTTCTTGGCGTTCCGGAATTGAAAAGGGGCACTGGGATTCAGGAAGCTACTGCAGTGGTTGAATATTTGACAAGTTGGGAACTTCAGGAGCGAGTTATAGGCCTCGTCTTTGATACCACAACCGTGAATAGTGGACGAGTAAATGGAGCCTGTGTTCATATTCAGCGAAAACTGGGAAAAGAGCTGCTGGAGCTTGCTTGCAGACACCATATACTTGAACTAGTCCTCGCTGCTGTATTTGATTCATTGATAAGTGTTTCTAAGAAGGCAACTTTACCATTTGTTGATTGTCTAAAggataattggaaaaatatcgaCAAAG CGCGGTACCGCACTGCAGCGACAACACGGGGTAGTTTGCGGAAGATCAACgacaaaaaagaaatcattatattttgctGCAACCAACTTAAGGTAAGAAACTACCTCACATTTTATACACCCACATCTATTTCCACCTTAATtgatcattatttctttatttccaggtaTTTCAGCCGCGTGACGACTACAGGGAACTTCTGGAGTTGGTTATTATTTTCTTGGGTGGTTCAGTTCCAGGAACCACAGCCTATCAGTTTAAGAAGCCTGGCTCCATCAGCAAGTCGCGGTGGATGGCAAAGGCAATCTATTCATTCAAAGTATGGATGTTTGGAAAGCAATTGA